In Juglans microcarpa x Juglans regia isolate MS1-56 chromosome 7D, Jm3101_v1.0, whole genome shotgun sequence, the following are encoded in one genomic region:
- the LOC121239545 gene encoding dynamin-related protein 1E, whose amino-acid sequence MTTMESLIGLVNRIQRACTMLGDYGGGDNNAFSSLWEALPSVAVVGGQSSGKSSVLESIVGRDFLPRGSGIVTRRPLVLQLHKTEDGSQEYAEFLHLARRKFTDFSLVRKEIQDETDRITGKTKQISPVPIHLSIYSPNVVNLTLIDLPGLTKVAVEGQPESIVQDIESMVQTYVEKPNCIILAISPANQDIATSDAIKLAREVDPTGDRTFGVLTKLDLMDKGTNALDVLEGRSYRLQHPWVGIVNRSQADINKNVDMIVARRKEREYFATSPDYGHLASKMGSEYLAKLLSKHLESVIRARIPSITSLINKSIDELESEMDHLGRPIAVDAGAQLYTILEMCRAFERIYKEHLEGGRPGGDRIYGVFDNQLPAALRKLPFDRHLSPHNVRKVVSEADGYQPHLIAPEQGYRRLIDGALNYFRGPAEASVDAVHFVLKELVRKSIGETQELRRFPTLQAEIAAASNEALERFREDGRKTVVRLVDMESSYLTVDFFRRLPQEVEKGGNPAASTTDRYAEGHFRRIGSNVSSYVGMVSETLKNTIPKAVVFCQVREAKQSLLNHFYIQIGKKEGKQLSLLLDEDPALMERRQQCAKRLELYKAARDEIDSVSWAR is encoded by the exons ATGACGACCATGGAGAGCTTGATCGGTTTGGTTAACAGGATCCAGAGGGCCTGCACCATGCTCGGTGACTATGGTGGCGGAGACAACAACGCTTTCTCTTCTCTCTGGGAGGCTCTTCCCTCCGTTGCCGTCGTCGGTGGCCAG AGTTCCGGAAAATCCTCGGTATTGGAGAGCATTGTCGGGCGTGATTTTCTTCCAAGAGGATCAG GGATAGTTACGAGGCGGCCATTGGTCTTGCAGCTTCATAAGACAGAGGATGGGTCGCAGGAGTACGCAGAGTTCCTTCACCTCGCCAGGAGGAAATTCACTGATTTTT CCCTGGTTCGCAAGGAAATCCAGGATGAGACTGATAGAATAACTGGGAAGACGAAGCAGATATCTCCTGTTCCTATACATCTGAGTATCTACTCTCCAAATG TGGTCAACTTAACCCTGATTGATCTACCTGGTTTGACAAAAGTTGCTGTTG AGGGACAACCTGAAAGTATTGTTCAAGATATTGAAAGCATGGTTCAAACTTATGTTGAGAAG CCTAATTGTATCATTCTAGCAATATCTCCTGCCAATCAAGATATTGCAACGTCAGATGCTATCAAACTTGCTAGGGAAGTCGATCCCACTG GTGATCGGACCTTTGGTGTGTTGACTAAGCTGGATTTGATGGACAAAGGAACTAATGCATTGGAT GTTCTTGAAGGAAGATCTTATCGACTTCAACATCCTTGGGTTGGAATTGTGAACCGTTCACAGGCTGACATCAATAAAAATGTTGACATGATAGTTGCAAGGCGCAAGGAACGTGAGTACTTTGCAACCAGTCCTGACTATGGGCACTTGGCCAGTAAAATGGGCTCGGAGTATCTTGCAAAACTCCTCTCAaag CACTTGGAGTCTGTAATTAGGGCTCGTATTCCAAGTATAACATCTTTGATAAACAAAAGCATTGATGAACTTGAGTCAGAGATGGATCATCTTGGTCGACCTATTGCTGTTGATGCTGGG GCTCAATTGTACACTATCTTGGAAATGTGTCGTGCATTTGAACGGATTTATAAGGAGCATTTGGAAGGAGG GCGGCCTGGAGGTGATCGGATTTATGGAGTTTTTGACAACCAGCTTCCCGCTGCTTTAAGGAAGCTTCCATTTGATAGGCACCTTTCTCCACATAATGTAAGGAAAGTGGTTTCAGAAGCAGATGGTTATCAGCCACACTTGATTGCCCCTGAGCAAGGTTACCGGCGCCTAATTGATGGGGCACTTAACTATTTTAGAGGCCCAGCTGAAGCTTCTGTGGATGCT GTTCACTTTGTTTTGAAAGAACTTGTGAGGAAGTCAATAGGAGAAACTCAG GAGTTGAGGCGCTTTCCAACTCTTCAAGCTGAAATAGCTGCTGCTTCTAATGAGGCCCTGGAAAGGTTTCGTGAAGATGGTAGGAAGACAGTTGTTCGATTGGTGGACATGGAATCTTCATATCTGACCGTGGATTTCTTTAGAAGACTCCCCCAAGAAGTGGAGAAAGGAGGAAACCCAGCTGCCTCAACCACAGACCGTTACGCAGAGGGTCACTTTAGGAGAATAGGCTCAAATGTGTCCTCTTATGTGGGCATGGTGTCGGAGACACTTAAGAACACGATTCCTAAGGCTGTGGTTTTCTGTCAAGTTAGGGAGGCCAAACAGTCATTGCTAAATCACTTTTACATACAAATAGGGAAGAAagag GGTAAGCAGCTTTCACTATTGTTGGATGAAGACCCTGCATTGATGGAAAGGAGGCAACAGTGTGCGAAAAGGCTTGAATTATATAAGGCAGCAAGGGATGAGATTGATTCGGTGTCATGGGCTCGCTGA
- the LOC121239548 gene encoding phosphatidylinositol N-acetylglucosaminyltransferase subunit P-like, protein MEDPHSVSSPRRIHSLSKKRRATVSSLDADEKAPGFGVSGKHGPKPSEVYGFVGSITTVVATVIFLAWAYVPEAWLHYIGIFYYPSRYWALAGPVYVMMTIVLALGFYVGLNFMSTPYPTSLNTMFDEFSREPSSFIPSMDGDDRPIEPIFDIGINKINDLMFNNVN, encoded by the exons ATGGAAGATCCTCATTCTGTAAGTAGTCCTAGAAGAATTCACAGTCTGTCAAAGAAGAGGAGGGCAACTGTTTCCTCTCTGGATGCGGATGAGAAGGCTCCCGGATTTGGAGTGTCTGGCAAACATGGTCCGAAGCCATCAGAAGTTTATGGATTCGTAGGTTCCATAACTACCGTTGTGGCTACAG TTATTTTCTTGGCATGGGCATATGTTCCAGAGGCTTGGCTACATTACATCGGAATCTTCTACTATCCTAGCAG gtATTGGGCATTGGCAGGGCCAGTTTATGTTATGATGACAATCGTATTAGCATTGGGATTTTATGTTGGTCTTAACTTTATGTCGACTCCTTACCCAACTTCCTTAAACACGATGTTTG ATGAATTCAGTAGAGAACCATCGAGCTTTATTCCTTCAATGGATGGAGATGATCGACCAATTGAGCCCATATTTGATATTGGCATCAACAAAATTAATGATCTCATGTTTAACAATGTAAATTGA
- the LOC121239547 gene encoding UMP-CMP kinase 3-like has translation METVLEAATKEANGTVAEKKPTVVFVLGGPGSGKGTQCANIVQHFGYTHLSAGDLLRAEIKSGSENGTMIQNMIKEGKIVPSEVTIKLLQRAMTESGNDKFLIDGFPRNEENRAAFEDVTKIEPAFVLFFDCSEEEMERRLLSRNQGREDDNIETIRKRFKVFLESSLPVIEHYNSREQVRKIDAASPIEEVFESVKAVFTSKDEKAV, from the exons ATGGAAACTGTTCTTGAAGCTGCAACCAAG GAAGCTAATGGAACTGTAGCTGAGAAGAAGCCTacagttgtttttgttttag GTGGCCCAGGCAGTGGAAAAGGTACCCAATGTGCAAACATTGTTCAACATTTTGGTTATACTCATCTCAGTGCTGGTGATCTTCTCCGAGCAGAAATCAAATCTGGTTCTGAAAATGG GACCATGATTCAGAACATGATTAAAGAAGGAAAGATTGTTCCCTCAGAGGTAACCATTAAGCTTCTCCAACGAGCAATGACAGAAAGTGGTAATGACAAATTTCTTATTGATGGTTTTCCTCGTAATGAGGAAAATCGAGCAGCATTTGAGGATGTT ACAAAAATTGAGCCAGCTTTTGTCCTGTTTTTTGATTGTTCTGAAGAAGAGATGGAGAGGCGACTTTTGAGTAGGAACCAG GGAAGAGAAGACGATAACATTGAAACAATTAGGAAGCGGTTTAAGGTTTTCTTGGAGTCTAGTCTCCCTGTGATTGAGCATTATAACTCAAGGGAACAAGTTCGGAAG ATTGATGCTGCAAGCCCTATTGAAGAGGTTTTTGAGTCCGTTAAAGCTGTTTTTACCTCAAAAGATGAGAAG GCCGTTTGA